A genomic window from Ciona intestinalis unplaced genomic scaffold, KH HT000252.1, whole genome shotgun sequence includes:
- the LOC104265482 gene encoding uncharacterized protein LOC104265482, with protein MSIFKKRDSSPLRHIGMALVPPAAFTAVPQSPPPTPTTKKRGKKNKILQSPVVPAIMAANITAQAVAMGNQSVEELGLDYDIIMDDYDDETYAQVTHQRPSTSYHDNDDAYYDDTVEVEDLYAKPYKRRINETRNKLLRKSKKLDPHSQYSSARNGLLGDSPETSLKFVGNSPEIHGNSPTSPYSIQENSPAGTSPNTLRISPPTPMSWND; from the exons aTGTCCATATTCAAAAAGCGCGATTCGTCGCCGTTG CGTCACATAGGGATGGCTTTAGTTCCCCCAGCAGCATTCACAGCCGTACCCCAAAGCCCACCACCAACGCCAACAACTAAGAAGAGgggaaaaaagaataaaatattgcagTCGCCTGTGGTACCTGCTATAATGGCTGCCAATATTACAG CACAAGCCGTCGCCATGGGCAACCAATCAGTTGAAGAACTTGGATtggattatgacatcatcatggaTGATTATGAT GATGAAACATACGCGCAAGTCACGCATCAACGACCATCGACAAGTTACCACGACAATG ATGATGCATATTATGATGACACAGTTGAAGTCGAAGATCTCTATGCCAAACCCTACAAG CGACGAATAAACGAAACAAGAAACAAACTTTTACGGAAGTCCAAGAAATTAGATCCTCACTCCCAATATTCATCCGCACGCAATGGGTTATTGGGGGATTCACCTGAAACTAGCCTTAAATTTGTGGGAAACTCTCCAGAAATCCATGGGAATTCCCCTACCAGCCCCTATAGCATTCAAGAGAATTCCCCAGCCGGTACTTCCCCTAATACCCTGAGAATTTCCCCACCCACCCCGATGAGTTGGAACGATTGA